One genomic segment of Carassius auratus strain Wakin chromosome 29, ASM336829v1, whole genome shotgun sequence includes these proteins:
- the apex1 gene encoding DNA-(apurinic or apyrimidinic site) lyase, protein MPKRAKKNEEAVDGETGNGAEPAKKEKKGKEPEAPILYEDPPDQMTSKDGRAANMKITSWNVDGLRAWVKKNGLDWVRKEDPDVLCLQETKCAEKSLPSDITDMPEYPHKYWAGSEDKEGYSGVAMLSKTEPLNVTYGIGKEEHDKEGRVITAEFPSFFLVTAYVPNASRGLVRLDYRKTWDVDFRAYLSDLDKRKPLVLCGDLNVAHQEIDLKNPKGNRKSAGFTPEEREGFTELLKAGFTDSFRELYPEQANAYTFWTYMMNSRAKNVGWRLDYFLLSSALLPGLCDSKIRNTAMGSDHCPITLHLAV, encoded by the exons ATGCCTAAAAGAGCCAAGAAGAATGAGGAAGCTGTGGATGGGGAGACTGGCAATGGAGCAG AACCtgcaaagaaagagaagaaggGGAAGGAGCCAGAGGCACCGATTCTGTACGAGGATCCTCCTGATCAGATGACCAGTAAGGATGGCCGTGCGGCTAACATGAAGATCACCTCCTGGAATGTGGACGGTCTGCGTGCATGGGTCAAAAAGAACGGCCTTGAT TGGGTGCGTAAGGAGGATCCAGATGTGCTTTGTCTGCAGGAAACAAAGTGTGCTGAGAAATCTCTGCCATCTGATATCACTGACATGCCTGAGTATCCGCACAAGTACTGGGCTGGATCAGAGGATAAGGAAGGTTACAGCGGAGTGGCCATGCTCTCCAAGACTGAACCGCTCAATGTCACCTACGGTATCG GTAAAGAGGAACACGATAAAGAGGGCCGAGTTATCACTGCTGAGTTTCCGTCTTTCTTCCTGGTCACGGCGTATGTGCCCAACGCCAGCCGTGGTCTGGTGCGTCTTGACTACCGCAAGACGTGGGATGTTGATTTCCGTGCCTACCTGAGCGACTTGGACAAGCGCAAGCCCCTGGTGCTGTGTGGAGATCTGAATGTGGCCCACCAAGAGATCGATCTCAAAAACCCCAAGGGTAACCGCAAGAGTGCAGGCTTCACCCCTGAGGAACGCGAGGGCTTCACCGAACTTCTCAAGGCCGGTTTTACCGACAGTTTTCGGGAGCTGTATCCAGAACAAGCCAATGCCTACACCTTCTGGACCTACATGATGAATTCACGAGCCAAAAACGTCGGCTGGCGTTTAGACTACTTTTTGCTGTCCTCTGCCTTACTCCCAGGTCTGTGTGACAGCAAGATCCGAAACACGGCCATGGGAAGTGACCACTGTCCTATTACCCTGCATTTGGCCGTTTAG
- the LOC113048459 gene encoding uncharacterized protein LOC113048459 isoform X3 — protein MEDFLLRFDRMMSVPDLSQTVSWLRTCPSILEQCLYSVSVPKQMKTLLEHHRAKGNLQDNEHVHSAYNSCTVSSQSLPPLVRVVISSDHTESGDPSESVAGLDGQDTDECHTSKPLSDVDTLGWMSKKRKFKVEIEEREDEEDDDDDDQSWPNTGAGSSREINGCVGEELNQTHAKKNSKKSSKRKRDESREFTFIDHMGAYTEESSFQTSDASKVPWSEEETLCLIDIWGKDSVQRSLKDCARNRHIFNLISKKMFERGFTRTAEQCHTRIKRLKMSFRQCHENIVKGEKSEWKFYNVLEKILCRKESTEQEDTITDISVPEDSSGQQAEDTDWDVLGHVGLEGTRNIPWTDQETQTLIRIWGEDKTQRELRGVLQNGHIFAMISKKMATHGYMRTAEQCQSRVKRLKLCFKQSYESKHTEGKEHIEFKFYKQMERIMANEEPCSTQIKQEDSTDIEYQAYKYQKIETAMNCMEDRKKVAWSDAETVILLQLWGDEQVQQNLQRCPHNGHIYSEISEKLNGHGYLRSAEQCHTRIKRLKISYRQCMDSLSSPEAERVEFKFYDLMEDIFRRNASSKVSGDNETNNGIKSGSQDICSSFNQTASWSDSETVALIDIWVDDEVQDALRGSDHNIQVFTDIAERMNNQGFLKTPEQCRWKIKNLTKSFQQSYERKKCGIENADCKYYDKLEQVLVDEDFSLCVYDDEDDKDAEYQQAAMVAVSESGRKMTWSDRETQALLDIWGDDRVQHSLMSCPKNRHIYRYISKRMMALGYNRTGVQCHSRVKRLKSQFYYDGKEECKFYDQLEQIILKDRTSEGQDISELESITDSDSDSLALSKPLTADGTKLAWGDSETHTLISIWGSDAIQERLKGCIKRKPVFQQIALAMAEKGYSRTDEQCRSRIKRLKASYRQCLDNYRNEGEQVEWKFFKQLNKIFEKYPLDDAESTMAQEPEAVGRKKH, from the exons ATGGAAGACTTCCTCTTGCGGTTTGATCGGATGATGTCAGTCCCAGACCTTTCACAG ACGGTCTCTTGGCTCAGGACCTGCCCGTCTATTCTGGAGCAATGCCTTTATTCAGTTTCGGTCCCAAAGCAGATGAAGACCCTGCTTGAACACCACAGAGCTAAAGGAAATCTTCAGGACAATg AGCATGTTCACTCTGCGTATAACAGCTGTACAGTTTCATCTCAATCTCTCCCTCCGCTGGTTCGAGTCGTCATTTCCAGCGATCACACAGAATCTGGTGACCCGTCCGAATCAGTAGCCGGTTTAGATGGTCAAGACACCGATGAATGCCACACTTCAAAACCCTTGTCTGATGTTGATACACTCGGCTGGATGTCTAAAAAGAGAAAATTCAAAGTAGAGATAGAGGAGAGAGaggatgaagaggatgatgatgatgatgatcagagCTGGCCAAACACAGGTGCTGGATCTAGTAGAGAGATTAACGGTTGCGTTGGTGAAGAGCTGAATCAGACACATGCCAAAAAAAACTCAAAGAAGTCCTCTAAAAGGAAAAGAGACGAGTCCAGAGAGTTCACATTTATCGATCATATGGGTGCATACACAG AAGAGTCTTCCTTCCAGACCTCTGATGCTTCAAAAGTCCCTTGGTCAGAGGAGGAGACGCTTTGCCTCATTGACATATGGGGAAAAGACAGCGTCCAGCGGAGTCTAAAAGACTGCGCTCGCAACCGACACATATTCAACCTCATCTCGAAGAAGATGTTCGAGAGAGGCTTTACCAGAACAGCAGAGCAGTGTCACACCAGGATAAAACGCTTGAAAATGAGCTTTCGACAGTGCCATGAAAATAT TGTGAAAGGAGAGAAATCGGAATGGAAGTTCTATAATGTTCTGGAGAAAATTCTGTGCCGTAAAGAATCTACAGAACAGGAAGACACTATTACTGACATCAGCGTTCCGGAAGATTCCTCAGGACAGCAGGCGGAAGACACTGACTGGGATGTTCTCGGTCATGTCGGACTAGAGG GCACCAGGAATATCCCATGGACAGACCAGGAGACGCAAACCCTCATCAGGATCTGGGGAGAGGACAAAACCCAGCGAGAGCTGAGAGGGGTTCTCCAGAACGGACACATCTTTGCCATGATCTCAAAAAAGATGGCCACTCACGGTTACATGCGGACAGCAGAGCAGTGTCAAAGTAGAGTGAAAAGACTGAAGCTGTGCTTCAAACAGTCTTACGAGAGTAAACA CACTGAGGGCAAAGAACATATAGAATTTAAATTCTATAAACAGATGGAGAGAATTATGGCTAATGAAGAGCCATGCTCAACACAGATCAAACAGGAGGACTCAACAGACATTGAATATCAGGCGTACAAGTACCAGAAAATAG AAACAGCAATGAACTGCATGGAGGATAGAAAGAAGGTTGCCTGGTCCGATGCCGAGACCGTGATTCTCCTTCAGTTATGGGGTGATGAGCAAGTCCAGCAGAACCTTCAACGCTGCCCTCACAATGGACACATCTACTCGGAGATCTCCGAGAAACTGAACGGTCACGGATACCTGCGCTCCGCTGAGCAGTGCCACACCAGAATCAAACGACTCAAGATCAGCTACAGGCAGTGCATGGACAGCTTGAG ttCACCTGAAGCAGAACGTGTCGAATTCAAGTTCTATGATCTGATGGAAGATATTTTTCGAAGGAATGCTTCCTCCAAAGTGTCAGGAGATAACGAAACCAACAATGGCATCAAATCGG GATCCCAGGACATCTGCAGCAGTTTTAACCAGACAGCATCCTGGTCAGACTCTGAAACTGTAGCTCTTATAGACATTTGGGTGGACGATGAGGTGCAGGACGCCCTGAGAGGATCTGACCATAACATCCAGGTGTTTACTGATATAGCAGAGAGAATGAACAATCAGGGATTCCTAAAAACACCAGAGCAGTGCAGATGGAAAATCAAGAACCTGACAAAGAGTTTCCAACAGTCTTACGAAAGGAAAAA ATGTGGCATAGAGAACGCAGATTGCAAGTACTATGATAAACTGGAGCAGGTTCTGGTTGATGAGGACTTTTCACTGTGTGTctatgatgatgaagatgataaaGATGCAG AATACCAGCAGGCAGCCATGGTAGCTGTATCTGAATCCGGCAGGAAGATGACCTGGTCGGACCGGGAGACGCAGGCCTTGCTGGACATTTGGGGTGATGACCGTGTGCAGCACAGCCTCATGTCCTGCCCGAAAAACAGGCACATATACAGATATATTTCAAAGAGAATGATGGCACTGGGTTACAACCGAACAGGCGTGCAGTGCCACTCACGTGTGAAAAGACTCAAGTCCCAGTTTTACTATGACGG cAAAGAGGAGTGTAAATTCTATGATCAGCTGGAACAGATTATTTTAAAGGACAGAACATCTGAAGGCCAGGACATCAGTGAGCTGGAATCCATAACCGATTCCGATTCAG ACTCTCTAGCACTCTCCAAACCTCTCACTGCGGACGGGACGAAGCTGGCATGGGGTgacagtgagacacacacacttatatcCATCTGGGGGAGTGACGCCATCCAGGAGAGACTGAAAGGCTGCATCAAACGCAAACCTGTATTTCAGCAGATTGCACTGGCCATGGCCGAGAAGGGCTACAGCAGAACAGACGAACAGTGTCGCTCCAGGATCAAAAGACTGAAGGCCAGTTACCGCCAGTGCCTTGACAACTACAG
- the LOC113048459 gene encoding uncharacterized protein LOC113048459 isoform X2, with amino-acid sequence MEEALWSKKIEDPLSLMSFIIPPSRLLSAAMWQVTEQRQVQHYGMLEEFVNMVTETLPELLDYNQRTQLIFGLRARRLLELCRGKYQVDLEDIQHHLDRIHAPRVVSAINEVVDEDMEESEACFFGLVRTLISNPEERENFFQNIFPEEYGPKFDKNLQTLMEDFLLRFDRMMSVPDLSQTVSWLRTCPSILEQCLYSVSVPKQMKTLLEHHRAKGNLQDNEHVHSAYNSCTVSSQSLPPLVRVVISSDHTESGDPSESVAGLDGQDTDECHTSKPLSDVDTLGWMSKKRKFKVEIEEREDEEDDDDDDQSWPNTGAGSSREINGCVGEELNQTHAKKNSKKSSKRKRDESREFTFIDHMGAYTESSFQTSDASKVPWSEEETLCLIDIWGKDSVQRSLKDCARNRHIFNLISKKMFERGFTRTAEQCHTRIKRLKMSFRQCHENIVKGEKSEWKFYNVLEKILCRKESTEQEDTITDISVPEDSSGQQAEDTDWDVLGHVGLEGTRNIPWTDQETQTLIRIWGEDKTQRELRGVLQNGHIFAMISKKMATHGYMRTAEQCQSRVKRLKLCFKQSYESKHTEGKEHIEFKFYKQMERIMANEEPCSTQIKQEDSTDIEYQAYKYQKIETAMNCMEDRKKVAWSDAETVILLQLWGDEQVQQNLQRCPHNGHIYSEISEKLNGHGYLRSAEQCHTRIKRLKISYRQCMDSLSSPEAERVEFKFYDLMEDIFRRNASSKVSGDNETNNGIKSGSQDICSSFNQTASWSDSETVALIDIWVDDEVQDALRGSDHNIQVFTDIAERMNNQGFLKTPEQCRWKIKNLTKSFQQSYERKKCGIENADCKYYDKLEQVLVDEDFSLCVYDDEDDKDAEYQQAAMVAVSESGRKMTWSDRETQALLDIWGDDRVQHSLMSCPKNRHIYRYISKRMMALGYNRTGVQCHSRVKRLKSQFYYDGKEECKFYDQLEQIILKDRTSEGQDISELESITDSDSDSLALSKPLTADGTKLAWGDSETHTLISIWGSDAIQERLKGCIKRKPVFQQIALAMAEKGYSRTDEQCRSRIKRLKASYRQCLDNYRNEGEQVEWKFFKQLNKIFEKYPLDDAESTMAQEPEAVGRKKH; translated from the exons ATGGAAGAAGCGCTTTGGAGCAAGAAAATCGAAG ACCCTCTTTCATTGATGAGTTTCATCATTCCACCGTCGAGGTTACTGTCTGCAGCCATGTGGCAGGTGACTGAACAGAGACAGGTCCAGCACTATGGGATGCTGGAGGAGTTTGTAAACATGGTGACCGAGACACTGCCAGAGCTTCTTGATTACAATCAAAGAACTCAGCTGATATTTGGCTTAAGAGCAAGG CGTCTTTTGGAGTTGTGTCGTGGTAAATATCAGGTTGACCTGGAAGACATTCAGCATCACTTGGACCGGATCCATGCTCCTCGTGTCGTCAGTGCGATCAATGAG GTGGTTGATGAAGACATGGAGGAATCTGAGGCCTGTTTCTTTGGCCTTGTTCGGACCCTTATCAGCAaccctgaagagagagagaatttcttCCAG AACATTTTCCCAGAAGAATACGGCCCCAAGTTTGACAAAAACCTGCAGACACTTATGGAAGACTTCCTCTTGCGGTTTGATCGGATGATGTCAGTCCCAGACCTTTCACAG ACGGTCTCTTGGCTCAGGACCTGCCCGTCTATTCTGGAGCAATGCCTTTATTCAGTTTCGGTCCCAAAGCAGATGAAGACCCTGCTTGAACACCACAGAGCTAAAGGAAATCTTCAGGACAATg AGCATGTTCACTCTGCGTATAACAGCTGTACAGTTTCATCTCAATCTCTCCCTCCGCTGGTTCGAGTCGTCATTTCCAGCGATCACACAGAATCTGGTGACCCGTCCGAATCAGTAGCCGGTTTAGATGGTCAAGACACCGATGAATGCCACACTTCAAAACCCTTGTCTGATGTTGATACACTCGGCTGGATGTCTAAAAAGAGAAAATTCAAAGTAGAGATAGAGGAGAGAGaggatgaagaggatgatgatgatgatgatcagagCTGGCCAAACACAGGTGCTGGATCTAGTAGAGAGATTAACGGTTGCGTTGGTGAAGAGCTGAATCAGACACATGCCAAAAAAAACTCAAAGAAGTCCTCTAAAAGGAAAAGAGACGAGTCCAGAGAGTTCACATTTATCGATCATATGGGTGCATACACAG AGTCTTCCTTCCAGACCTCTGATGCTTCAAAAGTCCCTTGGTCAGAGGAGGAGACGCTTTGCCTCATTGACATATGGGGAAAAGACAGCGTCCAGCGGAGTCTAAAAGACTGCGCTCGCAACCGACACATATTCAACCTCATCTCGAAGAAGATGTTCGAGAGAGGCTTTACCAGAACAGCAGAGCAGTGTCACACCAGGATAAAACGCTTGAAAATGAGCTTTCGACAGTGCCATGAAAATAT TGTGAAAGGAGAGAAATCGGAATGGAAGTTCTATAATGTTCTGGAGAAAATTCTGTGCCGTAAAGAATCTACAGAACAGGAAGACACTATTACTGACATCAGCGTTCCGGAAGATTCCTCAGGACAGCAGGCGGAAGACACTGACTGGGATGTTCTCGGTCATGTCGGACTAGAGG GCACCAGGAATATCCCATGGACAGACCAGGAGACGCAAACCCTCATCAGGATCTGGGGAGAGGACAAAACCCAGCGAGAGCTGAGAGGGGTTCTCCAGAACGGACACATCTTTGCCATGATCTCAAAAAAGATGGCCACTCACGGTTACATGCGGACAGCAGAGCAGTGTCAAAGTAGAGTGAAAAGACTGAAGCTGTGCTTCAAACAGTCTTACGAGAGTAAACA CACTGAGGGCAAAGAACATATAGAATTTAAATTCTATAAACAGATGGAGAGAATTATGGCTAATGAAGAGCCATGCTCAACACAGATCAAACAGGAGGACTCAACAGACATTGAATATCAGGCGTACAAGTACCAGAAAATAG AAACAGCAATGAACTGCATGGAGGATAGAAAGAAGGTTGCCTGGTCCGATGCCGAGACCGTGATTCTCCTTCAGTTATGGGGTGATGAGCAAGTCCAGCAGAACCTTCAACGCTGCCCTCACAATGGACACATCTACTCGGAGATCTCCGAGAAACTGAACGGTCACGGATACCTGCGCTCCGCTGAGCAGTGCCACACCAGAATCAAACGACTCAAGATCAGCTACAGGCAGTGCATGGACAGCTTGAG ttCACCTGAAGCAGAACGTGTCGAATTCAAGTTCTATGATCTGATGGAAGATATTTTTCGAAGGAATGCTTCCTCCAAAGTGTCAGGAGATAACGAAACCAACAATGGCATCAAATCGG GATCCCAGGACATCTGCAGCAGTTTTAACCAGACAGCATCCTGGTCAGACTCTGAAACTGTAGCTCTTATAGACATTTGGGTGGACGATGAGGTGCAGGACGCCCTGAGAGGATCTGACCATAACATCCAGGTGTTTACTGATATAGCAGAGAGAATGAACAATCAGGGATTCCTAAAAACACCAGAGCAGTGCAGATGGAAAATCAAGAACCTGACAAAGAGTTTCCAACAGTCTTACGAAAGGAAAAA ATGTGGCATAGAGAACGCAGATTGCAAGTACTATGATAAACTGGAGCAGGTTCTGGTTGATGAGGACTTTTCACTGTGTGTctatgatgatgaagatgataaaGATGCAG AATACCAGCAGGCAGCCATGGTAGCTGTATCTGAATCCGGCAGGAAGATGACCTGGTCGGACCGGGAGACGCAGGCCTTGCTGGACATTTGGGGTGATGACCGTGTGCAGCACAGCCTCATGTCCTGCCCGAAAAACAGGCACATATACAGATATATTTCAAAGAGAATGATGGCACTGGGTTACAACCGAACAGGCGTGCAGTGCCACTCACGTGTGAAAAGACTCAAGTCCCAGTTTTACTATGACGG cAAAGAGGAGTGTAAATTCTATGATCAGCTGGAACAGATTATTTTAAAGGACAGAACATCTGAAGGCCAGGACATCAGTGAGCTGGAATCCATAACCGATTCCGATTCAG ACTCTCTAGCACTCTCCAAACCTCTCACTGCGGACGGGACGAAGCTGGCATGGGGTgacagtgagacacacacacttatatcCATCTGGGGGAGTGACGCCATCCAGGAGAGACTGAAAGGCTGCATCAAACGCAAACCTGTATTTCAGCAGATTGCACTGGCCATGGCCGAGAAGGGCTACAGCAGAACAGACGAACAGTGTCGCTCCAGGATCAAAAGACTGAAGGCCAGTTACCGCCAGTGCCTTGACAACTACAG
- the LOC113048459 gene encoding uncharacterized protein LOC113048459 isoform X1: MEEALWSKKIEDPLSLMSFIIPPSRLLSAAMWQVTEQRQVQHYGMLEEFVNMVTETLPELLDYNQRTQLIFGLRARRLLELCRGKYQVDLEDIQHHLDRIHAPRVVSAINEVVDEDMEESEACFFGLVRTLISNPEERENFFQNIFPEEYGPKFDKNLQTLMEDFLLRFDRMMSVPDLSQTVSWLRTCPSILEQCLYSVSVPKQMKTLLEHHRAKGNLQDNEHVHSAYNSCTVSSQSLPPLVRVVISSDHTESGDPSESVAGLDGQDTDECHTSKPLSDVDTLGWMSKKRKFKVEIEEREDEEDDDDDDQSWPNTGAGSSREINGCVGEELNQTHAKKNSKKSSKRKRDESREFTFIDHMGAYTEESSFQTSDASKVPWSEEETLCLIDIWGKDSVQRSLKDCARNRHIFNLISKKMFERGFTRTAEQCHTRIKRLKMSFRQCHENIVKGEKSEWKFYNVLEKILCRKESTEQEDTITDISVPEDSSGQQAEDTDWDVLGHVGLEGTRNIPWTDQETQTLIRIWGEDKTQRELRGVLQNGHIFAMISKKMATHGYMRTAEQCQSRVKRLKLCFKQSYESKHTEGKEHIEFKFYKQMERIMANEEPCSTQIKQEDSTDIEYQAYKYQKIETAMNCMEDRKKVAWSDAETVILLQLWGDEQVQQNLQRCPHNGHIYSEISEKLNGHGYLRSAEQCHTRIKRLKISYRQCMDSLSSPEAERVEFKFYDLMEDIFRRNASSKVSGDNETNNGIKSGSQDICSSFNQTASWSDSETVALIDIWVDDEVQDALRGSDHNIQVFTDIAERMNNQGFLKTPEQCRWKIKNLTKSFQQSYERKKCGIENADCKYYDKLEQVLVDEDFSLCVYDDEDDKDAEYQQAAMVAVSESGRKMTWSDRETQALLDIWGDDRVQHSLMSCPKNRHIYRYISKRMMALGYNRTGVQCHSRVKRLKSQFYYDGKEECKFYDQLEQIILKDRTSEGQDISELESITDSDSDSLALSKPLTADGTKLAWGDSETHTLISIWGSDAIQERLKGCIKRKPVFQQIALAMAEKGYSRTDEQCRSRIKRLKASYRQCLDNYRNEGEQVEWKFFKQLNKIFEKYPLDDAESTMAQEPEAVGRKKH, translated from the exons ATGGAAGAAGCGCTTTGGAGCAAGAAAATCGAAG ACCCTCTTTCATTGATGAGTTTCATCATTCCACCGTCGAGGTTACTGTCTGCAGCCATGTGGCAGGTGACTGAACAGAGACAGGTCCAGCACTATGGGATGCTGGAGGAGTTTGTAAACATGGTGACCGAGACACTGCCAGAGCTTCTTGATTACAATCAAAGAACTCAGCTGATATTTGGCTTAAGAGCAAGG CGTCTTTTGGAGTTGTGTCGTGGTAAATATCAGGTTGACCTGGAAGACATTCAGCATCACTTGGACCGGATCCATGCTCCTCGTGTCGTCAGTGCGATCAATGAG GTGGTTGATGAAGACATGGAGGAATCTGAGGCCTGTTTCTTTGGCCTTGTTCGGACCCTTATCAGCAaccctgaagagagagagaatttcttCCAG AACATTTTCCCAGAAGAATACGGCCCCAAGTTTGACAAAAACCTGCAGACACTTATGGAAGACTTCCTCTTGCGGTTTGATCGGATGATGTCAGTCCCAGACCTTTCACAG ACGGTCTCTTGGCTCAGGACCTGCCCGTCTATTCTGGAGCAATGCCTTTATTCAGTTTCGGTCCCAAAGCAGATGAAGACCCTGCTTGAACACCACAGAGCTAAAGGAAATCTTCAGGACAATg AGCATGTTCACTCTGCGTATAACAGCTGTACAGTTTCATCTCAATCTCTCCCTCCGCTGGTTCGAGTCGTCATTTCCAGCGATCACACAGAATCTGGTGACCCGTCCGAATCAGTAGCCGGTTTAGATGGTCAAGACACCGATGAATGCCACACTTCAAAACCCTTGTCTGATGTTGATACACTCGGCTGGATGTCTAAAAAGAGAAAATTCAAAGTAGAGATAGAGGAGAGAGaggatgaagaggatgatgatgatgatgatcagagCTGGCCAAACACAGGTGCTGGATCTAGTAGAGAGATTAACGGTTGCGTTGGTGAAGAGCTGAATCAGACACATGCCAAAAAAAACTCAAAGAAGTCCTCTAAAAGGAAAAGAGACGAGTCCAGAGAGTTCACATTTATCGATCATATGGGTGCATACACAG AAGAGTCTTCCTTCCAGACCTCTGATGCTTCAAAAGTCCCTTGGTCAGAGGAGGAGACGCTTTGCCTCATTGACATATGGGGAAAAGACAGCGTCCAGCGGAGTCTAAAAGACTGCGCTCGCAACCGACACATATTCAACCTCATCTCGAAGAAGATGTTCGAGAGAGGCTTTACCAGAACAGCAGAGCAGTGTCACACCAGGATAAAACGCTTGAAAATGAGCTTTCGACAGTGCCATGAAAATAT TGTGAAAGGAGAGAAATCGGAATGGAAGTTCTATAATGTTCTGGAGAAAATTCTGTGCCGTAAAGAATCTACAGAACAGGAAGACACTATTACTGACATCAGCGTTCCGGAAGATTCCTCAGGACAGCAGGCGGAAGACACTGACTGGGATGTTCTCGGTCATGTCGGACTAGAGG GCACCAGGAATATCCCATGGACAGACCAGGAGACGCAAACCCTCATCAGGATCTGGGGAGAGGACAAAACCCAGCGAGAGCTGAGAGGGGTTCTCCAGAACGGACACATCTTTGCCATGATCTCAAAAAAGATGGCCACTCACGGTTACATGCGGACAGCAGAGCAGTGTCAAAGTAGAGTGAAAAGACTGAAGCTGTGCTTCAAACAGTCTTACGAGAGTAAACA CACTGAGGGCAAAGAACATATAGAATTTAAATTCTATAAACAGATGGAGAGAATTATGGCTAATGAAGAGCCATGCTCAACACAGATCAAACAGGAGGACTCAACAGACATTGAATATCAGGCGTACAAGTACCAGAAAATAG AAACAGCAATGAACTGCATGGAGGATAGAAAGAAGGTTGCCTGGTCCGATGCCGAGACCGTGATTCTCCTTCAGTTATGGGGTGATGAGCAAGTCCAGCAGAACCTTCAACGCTGCCCTCACAATGGACACATCTACTCGGAGATCTCCGAGAAACTGAACGGTCACGGATACCTGCGCTCCGCTGAGCAGTGCCACACCAGAATCAAACGACTCAAGATCAGCTACAGGCAGTGCATGGACAGCTTGAG ttCACCTGAAGCAGAACGTGTCGAATTCAAGTTCTATGATCTGATGGAAGATATTTTTCGAAGGAATGCTTCCTCCAAAGTGTCAGGAGATAACGAAACCAACAATGGCATCAAATCGG GATCCCAGGACATCTGCAGCAGTTTTAACCAGACAGCATCCTGGTCAGACTCTGAAACTGTAGCTCTTATAGACATTTGGGTGGACGATGAGGTGCAGGACGCCCTGAGAGGATCTGACCATAACATCCAGGTGTTTACTGATATAGCAGAGAGAATGAACAATCAGGGATTCCTAAAAACACCAGAGCAGTGCAGATGGAAAATCAAGAACCTGACAAAGAGTTTCCAACAGTCTTACGAAAGGAAAAA ATGTGGCATAGAGAACGCAGATTGCAAGTACTATGATAAACTGGAGCAGGTTCTGGTTGATGAGGACTTTTCACTGTGTGTctatgatgatgaagatgataaaGATGCAG AATACCAGCAGGCAGCCATGGTAGCTGTATCTGAATCCGGCAGGAAGATGACCTGGTCGGACCGGGAGACGCAGGCCTTGCTGGACATTTGGGGTGATGACCGTGTGCAGCACAGCCTCATGTCCTGCCCGAAAAACAGGCACATATACAGATATATTTCAAAGAGAATGATGGCACTGGGTTACAACCGAACAGGCGTGCAGTGCCACTCACGTGTGAAAAGACTCAAGTCCCAGTTTTACTATGACGG cAAAGAGGAGTGTAAATTCTATGATCAGCTGGAACAGATTATTTTAAAGGACAGAACATCTGAAGGCCAGGACATCAGTGAGCTGGAATCCATAACCGATTCCGATTCAG ACTCTCTAGCACTCTCCAAACCTCTCACTGCGGACGGGACGAAGCTGGCATGGGGTgacagtgagacacacacacttatatcCATCTGGGGGAGTGACGCCATCCAGGAGAGACTGAAAGGCTGCATCAAACGCAAACCTGTATTTCAGCAGATTGCACTGGCCATGGCCGAGAAGGGCTACAGCAGAACAGACGAACAGTGTCGCTCCAGGATCAAAAGACTGAAGGCCAGTTACCGCCAGTGCCTTGACAACTACAG